The following are encoded together in the Streptomyces sp. NBC_01465 genome:
- a CDS encoding glycosyltransferase family 2 protein has protein sequence MDLHSAIAVTGTVTAVIAVLSLVRFLVYWFAVSDAFWQDKPLEPGDVSRFTWHFFIPCRDEETVVATSVARLRDTFPGCHVWAIDDASEDRTRAIIEERAAHDPHVHLVARRRPDARLGKGAALNAAYRQLSDWLPADADRSEVVVCVVDADGQLAANALEQASAAFEDPQLGGAQIGVRMRNAGDPLPRPDAGRLANAHARWLARMQDVEFSVNNAGMQILRRRTNSVGLGGNGQFVRLTALDSIADDATAAAWPDDALLEDYESGLLMLLDGWRISHLEGTYVSQEGLVSARRFMTQRTRWAQGNLQCLRYLPRILRSKNYTFWGKWETAYTLMQGPLHILMTITTLLFMGLCFVDFTRGPTAFLDSAFAHLLLPSVFFLIAAGPLAMWGTRYRATRLPESRWFAGLMWGLGLWVYTYHLFVVTNRGLARIVLGRNGWAKTRRNAEALGIGPVAKEA, from the coding sequence ATGGATCTGCACTCCGCGATCGCCGTCACCGGCACGGTGACGGCCGTGATCGCCGTCCTGTCCCTGGTGCGTTTTCTCGTCTACTGGTTCGCGGTGTCCGACGCCTTCTGGCAGGACAAGCCGCTGGAGCCGGGCGACGTCTCCCGCTTCACCTGGCACTTCTTCATCCCCTGCCGCGACGAGGAGACGGTCGTCGCCACCTCCGTGGCCCGGCTGCGGGACACCTTCCCCGGCTGCCACGTGTGGGCGATCGACGACGCGAGCGAGGACCGTACGCGCGCGATCATCGAGGAGCGGGCCGCCCACGACCCGCACGTCCACCTCGTCGCCCGCCGGCGCCCCGACGCCCGGCTCGGCAAGGGTGCCGCGCTGAACGCCGCGTACCGGCAGCTCAGCGACTGGCTGCCCGCGGACGCCGACCGCTCCGAGGTCGTCGTCTGTGTCGTGGACGCGGACGGACAGCTCGCGGCCAACGCCCTGGAGCAGGCCTCCGCGGCCTTCGAGGACCCGCAGCTCGGCGGCGCGCAGATCGGCGTACGCATGCGCAATGCGGGTGATCCGCTGCCGCGCCCCGACGCCGGACGCCTCGCCAACGCGCACGCCCGCTGGCTCGCCCGGATGCAGGACGTCGAGTTCTCCGTCAACAATGCAGGGATGCAGATCCTGCGCCGCCGCACCAACAGCGTCGGCCTCGGCGGCAACGGCCAGTTCGTGCGCCTCACCGCCCTCGACTCCATCGCCGACGACGCCACCGCCGCCGCCTGGCCGGACGACGCGCTGCTCGAGGACTACGAGTCGGGGCTGCTGATGCTGCTCGACGGCTGGAGGATCAGCCACCTCGAAGGCACCTACGTCTCCCAGGAGGGCCTCGTCTCCGCCCGCCGCTTCATGACGCAGCGCACCCGCTGGGCGCAGGGCAACCTGCAGTGCCTGCGCTACCTGCCGCGCATCCTGCGCTCGAAGAACTACACGTTCTGGGGCAAGTGGGAGACCGCGTACACCCTGATGCAGGGCCCGCTGCACATCCTCATGACCATCACCACGCTCCTCTTCATGGGCCTGTGCTTCGTCGACTTCACCCGCGGTCCGACCGCCTTCCTCGACTCGGCCTTCGCCCACCTGCTGCTGCCGTCGGTGTTCTTCCTGATCGCCGCGGGCCCGCTCGCCATGTGGGGCACCCGCTACCGCGCGACCCGTCTCCCCGAGAGCCGCTGGTTCGCGGGGCTGATGTGGGGTCTCGGCCTGTGGGTGTACACGTATCACCTCTTCGTCGTCACCAACCGCGGCCTGGCCCGCATCGTGCTCGGCCGCAACGGCTGGGCGAAGACCCGCCGCAATGCCGAGGCCCTGGGCATCGGGCCCGTCGCCAAGGAGGCGTGA
- a CDS encoding sensor histidine kinase: protein MPDDAYADDLAALYDPSTPPLRVDARQTLIPLRPRSSAYDLCADVLAALDRAEPGSYPPPAENEVHPLDAPALTAALKRFSEEPGPLGSETVVVRIGHPSGARRVILGITLHRSGNPSGGEFVRAIDGTDLYETRARYTAETTRLAQLIDALEDGVMLTDGNYRLWLLNTALVDLGHLQDLCPLKRGTDIHHVERGLAQLLRDPADPRVRSADEITERRAATSERLSLADGRTVRRTYVPLYSGDVYIGNLWLFRDITEQLQALEVLHERNRGLAELADERARFTAAVSHDLRTPLTTISSFCELLISDEETPLTEEQRLYVGVVAKSAGRMRRIIDDLLMITRLEARAVVLDRAEVDVPELCATTVAELTPMAAAAQVELRCDAGAGPPISADRYRLRQVLDNLLGNAIKYTPAGGEASLSCLYDESAHLWSLTVTDTGIGIPEDQQAGLFDQFRRASNAGGIQGSGLGLSVARGLVERHGGTVALSSTEGAGTTVTVTLPLAPVELDKD from the coding sequence ATGCCGGACGACGCTTACGCCGACGACCTCGCCGCGCTGTACGACCCGAGCACGCCGCCGCTCCGAGTGGACGCCCGGCAGACGCTGATCCCGCTGAGGCCGCGGTCCTCGGCGTACGACCTGTGCGCCGATGTCCTCGCCGCCCTCGACCGCGCCGAGCCCGGCAGCTATCCCCCGCCGGCCGAGAACGAGGTCCACCCGCTCGACGCCCCTGCGCTCACCGCGGCGCTGAAACGCTTCTCCGAGGAGCCGGGCCCCCTCGGTTCCGAGACCGTGGTCGTGCGCATCGGCCACCCCAGCGGCGCCCGCCGGGTCATCCTCGGCATCACGCTGCACCGCAGCGGCAACCCCTCCGGCGGCGAATTCGTACGCGCCATCGACGGCACCGACCTGTACGAGACGCGTGCGCGGTACACCGCCGAGACGACCCGCCTCGCCCAGCTGATCGACGCCCTGGAGGACGGGGTGATGCTCACCGACGGCAACTACCGGCTGTGGCTCCTGAACACCGCCCTGGTCGACCTCGGACACCTCCAGGACCTGTGCCCCCTCAAGCGCGGCACCGACATCCACCACGTCGAACGCGGTCTCGCCCAGCTGCTCCGCGACCCGGCCGACCCCCGCGTCCGTAGCGCCGACGAGATCACAGAGCGGCGCGCGGCGACGTCCGAGCGCCTGTCGCTCGCCGACGGCCGCACGGTCCGGCGCACCTATGTGCCGCTGTACAGCGGCGACGTGTACATCGGTAATCTCTGGCTGTTCCGCGACATCACCGAGCAGCTCCAGGCACTCGAAGTCCTCCACGAGCGCAACCGCGGCCTGGCCGAACTGGCCGACGAGCGCGCCCGGTTCACCGCCGCCGTCTCCCACGACCTGCGCACTCCGCTCACCACCATCAGCAGTTTCTGCGAGCTGCTGATCAGCGACGAGGAGACTCCGCTCACCGAGGAGCAACGGCTCTACGTCGGCGTCGTCGCGAAGAGCGCGGGGCGGATGCGGCGGATCATCGACGACCTGCTGATGATCACCCGGCTGGAGGCGCGAGCCGTGGTGCTGGACCGCGCCGAAGTCGACGTACCCGAACTCTGTGCGACGACGGTGGCCGAGCTGACCCCGATGGCCGCCGCCGCCCAGGTGGAGCTGCGCTGTGACGCGGGGGCGGGACCGCCGATCAGCGCGGACCGTTACCGGCTGCGCCAGGTGCTCGACAATCTCCTCGGCAATGCGATCAAGTACACCCCGGCCGGCGGCGAGGCCTCCCTGAGCTGCCTCTACGACGAGTCCGCCCATCTCTGGTCGCTGACCGTCACGGACACCGGCATCGGCATCCCCGAGGACCAACAGGCCGGTCTCTTCGACCAGTTCAGGCGCGCGTCGAACGCCGGCGGCATCCAGGGCAGCGGCCTTGGCCTCTCGGTCGCGCGCGGCCTGGTGGAACGGCACGGCGGCACCGTCGCGCTGTCGAGCACCGAGGGCGCGGGGACGACGGTCACGGTGACGCTTCCGCTGGCGCCGGTGGAGCTGGACAAGGACTGA
- a CDS encoding valine--tRNA ligase: MTDIAQQQPADSNPELPTQYAPAEVEGKLYERWVERGYFEADAKSEKPPFTIVIPPPNVTGALHLGHAFQHTLMDALTRRKRMQGYEVLWLPGMDHAGIATQNKVEQQLAEEGLSRHDIGREAFVEKVWQWKKEYGGKILGQMRRLGDGVDWSRERFTMDEGLSKAVQTIFKKLYDDDLIYRAERIINWCPRCLTAISDIEVDYQDDNGELVSLKYGEGDETVVVATTRVETMLGDTAVAVHPDDERYAHLIGKRIKLPLTDRTIPVVADTHVDPEFGTGAVKVTPAHDPNDFAIGQRHGLEMLTVMDERAIITVPGPFQGLDRFEARSAIVEAMREQGRVVAEKRPYTHSVGHCSRCKTTVEPRLSLQWWVKVDTLAKAAGDAVREGDVVLHPKEMERRYFDWVDNLNDWCISRQLWWGHRIPVWYGPEGQVVCVGPDEQPPTGEGWTQDEDVLDTWFSSGLWPFSTLGWPEQTPDLEKFYSTDVLLTGHDIIFFWVVRMMMFGQYAMDGQVPFKTVALTGLVRDENGKKMSKSFGNVVDPLDWMDAYGSDAVRFTLANGANPGADVPIGEDWVKASRNFANKIWNATRFALMNGATVEGELPPAEQMSANDRWILSRLNSVVAEADAYYDDFQFAKLADSLYHFAWDEVFDWYVELSKTTFFAGGEPAKVSARVLGEVLDKLLRLLHPIVPFVTETLWTSLTGKESLVIADWPTDSGFRDPAAEQEIALVQQVITEVRRFRSDQGLQPGQKVPAELDLTGTALAPHEAAIRQVLRLQPAGEGFHATASLPVAGCKVALDLSGTIDVEAERKRLSKDLALAEKEKADANKKLGNEAFLAKAPDNVVDKIRGRLAKAEADIERITAQIEGLPKA; encoded by the coding sequence GTGACCGATATCGCTCAGCAGCAGCCCGCAGACAGCAACCCCGAACTGCCGACCCAGTACGCACCGGCCGAGGTAGAGGGGAAGCTGTACGAGCGCTGGGTAGAGCGTGGTTACTTCGAGGCCGACGCGAAGAGCGAGAAGCCTCCGTTCACCATCGTCATCCCGCCGCCGAACGTCACCGGCGCCCTCCACCTGGGCCACGCCTTCCAGCACACGCTCATGGACGCCCTCACCCGCCGCAAGCGCATGCAGGGTTACGAAGTCCTGTGGCTGCCCGGTATGGACCACGCCGGCATCGCCACCCAGAACAAGGTCGAGCAGCAGCTCGCCGAGGAGGGCCTGTCCCGTCACGACATCGGCCGCGAGGCCTTCGTCGAGAAGGTCTGGCAGTGGAAGAAGGAGTACGGCGGCAAGATCCTCGGCCAGATGCGCCGCCTCGGCGACGGCGTGGACTGGTCGCGTGAGCGCTTCACCATGGACGAGGGCCTCTCCAAGGCCGTCCAGACGATCTTCAAGAAGCTGTACGACGACGACCTGATCTACCGCGCCGAGCGCATCATCAACTGGTGCCCGCGCTGTCTCACCGCGATCTCCGACATCGAGGTCGACTACCAGGACGACAACGGCGAGCTCGTCTCGCTGAAGTACGGCGAGGGCGACGAGACCGTCGTCGTCGCCACCACCCGTGTCGAGACGATGCTGGGCGACACCGCGGTCGCCGTCCACCCCGACGACGAGCGGTACGCCCACCTCATCGGCAAGCGCATCAAGCTGCCGCTGACCGACCGCACCATCCCGGTCGTCGCCGACACCCACGTCGACCCCGAGTTCGGCACCGGCGCCGTCAAGGTGACCCCGGCGCACGACCCGAACGACTTCGCCATCGGCCAGCGCCACGGGCTGGAAATGCTCACGGTCATGGACGAGCGCGCCATCATCACCGTGCCCGGACCCTTCCAGGGGCTCGACCGCTTCGAGGCCCGTTCCGCCATCGTCGAGGCCATGCGCGAGCAGGGCCGCGTCGTCGCCGAGAAGCGCCCGTACACGCACTCCGTCGGCCACTGCTCGCGCTGCAAGACGACCGTCGAGCCGCGACTGTCCCTGCAGTGGTGGGTCAAGGTCGACACGCTCGCCAAGGCCGCCGGTGACGCGGTCCGCGAGGGCGACGTCGTGCTGCACCCGAAGGAGATGGAGCGGCGCTACTTCGACTGGGTCGACAACCTCAACGACTGGTGCATCTCACGGCAGTTGTGGTGGGGCCACCGCATTCCCGTCTGGTACGGCCCCGAGGGCCAGGTCGTCTGCGTCGGTCCCGACGAGCAGCCGCCGACGGGTGAGGGCTGGACCCAGGACGAGGACGTCCTCGACACCTGGTTCTCGTCCGGCCTGTGGCCGTTCTCGACGCTGGGCTGGCCGGAGCAGACGCCGGACCTGGAGAAGTTCTACTCGACCGACGTTCTCCTCACCGGTCACGACATCATCTTCTTCTGGGTCGTCCGGATGATGATGTTCGGCCAGTACGCGATGGACGGCCAAGTCCCGTTCAAGACCGTCGCGTTGACCGGACTCGTCCGCGACGAGAACGGCAAGAAGATGTCGAAGTCCTTCGGCAACGTCGTCGACCCGCTGGACTGGATGGACGCGTACGGCTCCGACGCCGTCCGCTTCACCCTGGCCAACGGCGCCAACCCCGGCGCCGACGTCCCGATCGGCGAGGACTGGGTCAAGGCGTCGCGCAACTTCGCCAACAAGATCTGGAACGCGACCCGCTTCGCGCTCATGAACGGTGCGACCGTCGAGGGTGAACTCCCGCCCGCCGAGCAGATGTCGGCGAACGACCGGTGGATCCTCTCGCGCCTCAACTCGGTCGTGGCCGAGGCGGACGCGTACTACGACGACTTCCAGTTCGCCAAGCTCGCGGACAGCCTCTACCACTTCGCGTGGGACGAGGTCTTCGACTGGTACGTCGAGCTCTCGAAGACCACCTTCTTCGCGGGCGGCGAGCCCGCCAAGGTCTCCGCGCGCGTCCTCGGCGAGGTCCTCGACAAGCTGCTGCGCCTGCTCCACCCGATCGTCCCCTTCGTCACGGAGACGCTCTGGACCTCGCTCACCGGCAAGGAGTCCCTGGTCATCGCCGACTGGCCGACCGATTCGGGCTTCCGTGACCCGGCCGCCGAGCAGGAGATCGCCCTCGTCCAGCAGGTGATCACCGAGGTCCGCCGCTTCCGCTCCGACCAGGGCCTGCAGCCCGGCCAGAAGGTCCCGGCCGAGCTCGACCTGACGGGGACGGCGCTGGCTCCGCACGAGGCGGCCATCCGTCAGGTGCTGCGTCTGCAGCCTGCGGGCGAGGGCTTCCACGCCACCGCCTCGCTGCCGGTCGCGGGCTGCAAGGTCGCCCTCGACCTGTCGGGGACGATCGACGTCGAGGCCGAGCGCAAGCGTCTGAGCAAGGACCTCGCGCTCGCCGAGAAGGAGAAGGCGGACGCCAACAAGAAGCTCGGCAACGAGGCCTTCCTGGCCAAGGCGCCGGACAACGTGGTCGACAAGATCCGCGGACGCCTGGCCAAGGCCGAAGCGGACATCGAGCGGATCACGGCACAGATCGAGGGCCTGCCGAAGGCCTAG
- a CDS encoding PAS domain-containing sensor histidine kinase, giving the protein MVDAAAVSLYNPGTAPRATTRWSSVAHRFAGESVPDVLVRLFRQLAGPDGSAPWSTEPHHPFEQDAQQLAEVLAAFDSGRGESTVPFPVRFGAAGRRPRFLVVTAFRAPLPLEGDTVMLYAADITESQETHAQLATERVWLATLLDSIDASIVFTDGSFRLLHINRRATTWLGLPFPLTASDVDVHSLVRMFADRSDDPAGVRRLIDEARAQGRSGFRDFPFKDGTIRRVHFRPVYEGTERLGNLWIIENVTDRHAVERALTERADALAELVDQRARFTSAVSHALRTPLTSIAGFAELLTTAAPGQPPTEEQEFAAAIQRNTALMQSVIEDLLLVSGLDTRTLPLRIEPMTMTRLLASAVDEVRADAEGSGVRLEQEAPPRLQVRGDADRLRRALVSVVRKAVRAADAGSTVTVRAEVGTGGRTWEITVHATDRPVPQEELYDPALGRLQDPTSGTADVLGLAVARAVLEAHGGVLEVLRSGEDRVEVLLRLPRGLKGPQPQGPEVP; this is encoded by the coding sequence GTGGTCGATGCCGCTGCCGTCTCCCTCTACAACCCGGGCACCGCGCCCCGGGCCACTACCCGGTGGTCGTCCGTCGCCCACCGGTTCGCGGGCGAGAGCGTCCCCGACGTACTGGTACGGCTCTTCCGCCAGCTCGCCGGACCGGACGGCTCCGCCCCCTGGAGCACCGAGCCCCACCACCCTTTCGAGCAGGACGCACAGCAGCTGGCCGAGGTCCTCGCCGCCTTCGACTCGGGCCGCGGCGAATCCACCGTGCCCTTCCCCGTGCGGTTCGGAGCCGCGGGACGCCGGCCGCGCTTCCTCGTCGTGACGGCCTTCCGGGCGCCGCTCCCGCTGGAGGGCGACACGGTCATGCTGTACGCGGCCGACATCACCGAGTCGCAGGAGACCCACGCCCAGCTCGCCACTGAACGCGTCTGGCTCGCCACGCTCCTCGACTCCATCGACGCGAGCATCGTCTTCACCGACGGCTCCTTCCGGCTGCTGCACATCAACCGCAGGGCGACCACCTGGCTCGGTCTGCCCTTCCCCCTGACCGCGTCCGACGTCGATGTGCACTCCCTGGTGCGGATGTTCGCCGACCGCAGCGACGATCCGGCGGGCGTGCGGCGCCTGATCGACGAGGCCCGTGCCCAGGGCAGGTCCGGCTTCCGCGACTTCCCCTTCAAGGACGGGACGATCCGCCGGGTGCACTTCCGCCCGGTGTACGAGGGGACCGAGCGGCTCGGCAACCTCTGGATCATCGAGAACGTCACCGACCGGCACGCCGTGGAACGCGCGCTGACCGAGCGCGCTGACGCGCTGGCCGAACTCGTCGACCAGCGGGCCCGGTTCACCTCGGCGGTCAGCCACGCACTGCGTACGCCGCTCACCTCGATCGCGGGCTTCGCCGAGCTGCTCACCACCGCGGCCCCCGGCCAACCACCCACGGAGGAACAGGAGTTCGCGGCGGCCATCCAGCGCAACACGGCCCTGATGCAGTCCGTGATCGAGGACCTCCTCCTGGTCAGCGGGCTCGACACCCGGACACTGCCGCTGCGGATCGAGCCGATGACCATGACCCGGCTCCTCGCCTCGGCCGTCGACGAGGTCCGTGCGGACGCGGAGGGCAGTGGCGTACGGCTGGAGCAGGAGGCGCCGCCCAGGCTGCAGGTCCGCGGCGACGCCGACCGGCTGCGGCGCGCGCTGGTGAGCGTGGTGCGCAAGGCGGTACGGGCCGCGGACGCGGGCAGCACGGTGACGGTACGGGCCGAGGTCGGGACCGGCGGACGCACCTGGGAGATCACGGTGCACGCCACTGACCGCCCCGTGCCCCAGGAGGAGCTCTACGATCCGGCGCTCGGCCGGCTGCAGGACCCCACCTCCGGCACCGCCGACGTCCTGGGACTCGCCGTGGCCCGTGCGGTCCTGGAGGCGCACGGCGGTGTGCTGGAGGTCCTGCGCTCCGGAGAGGACCGGGTCGAGGTCCTTCTGCGGCTGCCCCGGGGGCTCAAGGGCCCGCAGCCGCAGGGGCCGGAGGTCCCTTAG
- a CDS encoding glycosyltransferase family 2 protein — protein sequence MAVIPAHNEADRITATLAGLYRQTRRPDRIIVVADNCTDDTPGIAERCGAEVFLPTGNRDKKAGALNQVLAPLLDELPDDAQVLIQDADTVLNPRFVECAVEALEEPTVGAVGGVFYGEEGGGVLGLLQRMEYQRYSLEIRRKGGKATVLTGTGTLFRSRVLREVREARIEGRIGGGSDHYSLASLTEDDEMTKAVKTLGHRTVSPAGCWLVTEVMPTVPKLWHQRMRWQRGALENLRDYGLTRVTLPYFGQQLMLGLGGLALALAALFIVLSLVLFGWTGFSPLWTTITVIFIAERTLTVRRLGPRAVLLAAPLIPELLYDVFRQTVFLMSLINLVLRRQERWVAT from the coding sequence GTGGCGGTGATACCCGCGCACAACGAAGCGGACCGGATCACGGCCACGCTCGCCGGTCTCTACCGGCAGACCCGGCGACCCGACCGCATCATCGTCGTCGCCGACAACTGCACCGACGACACCCCCGGCATCGCCGAGCGCTGCGGCGCCGAGGTCTTCCTCCCCACCGGCAACCGCGACAAGAAGGCCGGCGCGCTCAACCAGGTACTGGCCCCCCTTCTCGACGAACTCCCCGACGACGCCCAGGTGTTGATCCAGGACGCCGACACCGTCCTCAACCCGCGCTTCGTCGAGTGCGCCGTCGAAGCGCTCGAAGAGCCGACCGTGGGCGCGGTCGGCGGAGTCTTCTACGGGGAGGAGGGCGGCGGTGTGCTCGGGCTGCTGCAGCGCATGGAGTACCAGCGCTACTCCCTGGAGATCCGCCGCAAGGGCGGCAAGGCCACCGTCCTCACCGGCACCGGCACCCTCTTCCGCTCCCGGGTCCTGCGCGAGGTGCGCGAGGCCCGCATCGAAGGGCGTATCGGCGGCGGCAGCGACCACTACAGCCTCGCGTCGCTCACCGAGGACGACGAGATGACCAAGGCCGTGAAGACCCTCGGCCACCGCACCGTCTCCCCCGCAGGATGCTGGCTGGTCACCGAAGTCATGCCCACCGTCCCGAAGTTGTGGCACCAGCGGATGCGCTGGCAGCGCGGCGCCCTGGAGAACCTCCGCGACTACGGACTGACGCGGGTCACCCTCCCGTACTTCGGCCAGCAGCTGATGCTCGGCCTGGGAGGCCTCGCGCTCGCGCTGGCCGCGCTGTTCATCGTGCTGTCGCTGGTGCTCTTCGGCTGGACGGGCTTCTCGCCGCTCTGGACCACCATCACCGTGATCTTCATCGCCGAACGCACCCTGACCGTCCGCAGACTCGGCCCCCGCGCCGTACTGCTCGCGGCCCCGCTGATCCCCGAGCTGTTGTACGACGTGTTCCGCCAGACCGTGTTCCTCATGTCGCTGATCAACCTCGTCCTGCGCCGCCAGGAGCGCTGGGTCGCGACCTGA
- a CDS encoding DUF5925 domain-containing protein, which yields MTPPDPAAGVPSNFDIGLRDHQSHFDLVDLLALIPFASGAEPWSRTATLERVKPGGIRLPEGAEIVRHSHDKSRAWMLARGEGWTVRISRWFSEDTKITVTAVELATAERILAELVESLEDTEPPPAGTTEMGFWYWSADRGGVHSKRRIGAVEWSDAHANYSAEPARQLSLLMAMDPEQVSGRLLLLHGPPGTGKTSALRSLALAWRDWCQIDCVLDPERLFEDASYLIGIAMGDEGESEADDDRWRLLVLEDCDELIRADAKFATGQSLARLLNLTDGMLGQGRKVLVAITTNEDLGRLHPAIVRPGRCLARIEVGPLTRQEAAEWLGDPAAAPVDGATLAELYALQRGGDPLLPGDPRLPNGNYM from the coding sequence ATGACCCCTCCGGACCCCGCAGCCGGTGTCCCCAGCAACTTCGACATCGGCCTGCGCGACCACCAGTCGCACTTCGACCTCGTCGACCTGCTGGCACTGATCCCCTTCGCGAGCGGCGCCGAGCCCTGGTCGCGCACCGCCACTCTGGAACGGGTGAAGCCCGGCGGGATCCGGCTCCCCGAGGGCGCAGAGATCGTGCGCCACAGCCACGACAAGAGCCGCGCCTGGATGCTGGCGCGCGGCGAGGGCTGGACGGTGCGGATCAGCCGCTGGTTCTCCGAGGACACCAAGATCACGGTGACCGCCGTCGAGCTGGCCACCGCCGAGCGCATCCTGGCCGAGCTCGTCGAGTCCCTGGAGGACACCGAGCCGCCGCCGGCCGGCACGACGGAGATGGGTTTCTGGTACTGGTCCGCCGACCGCGGCGGAGTCCACAGCAAGCGCCGTATCGGAGCCGTCGAATGGTCCGACGCGCACGCCAACTACAGCGCCGAGCCCGCCCGCCAGCTCTCCCTCCTGATGGCCATGGACCCCGAACAGGTCAGCGGCCGACTGCTTCTGCTGCACGGCCCGCCGGGCACCGGCAAGACCTCGGCGCTGCGGTCGCTGGCGCTCGCCTGGCGCGACTGGTGCCAGATCGACTGCGTACTGGACCCGGAGCGGCTCTTCGAGGACGCGAGCTATCTCATCGGGATCGCGATGGGCGACGAGGGAGAGTCCGAGGCGGACGACGACCGGTGGCGGCTGCTGGTCCTGGAGGACTGCGACGAACTGATCCGCGCCGACGCCAAGTTCGCCACGGGGCAGTCCCTGGCCCGTCTGCTGAACCTCACGGACGGCATGCTCGGCCAGGGCCGCAAGGTGCTGGTCGCGATCACCACCAACGAGGACCTGGGGCGGCTGCACCCGGCGATCGTCCGCCCCGGCCGCTGTCTGGCCCGTATCGAGGTCGGACCGCTCACCCGCCAGGAGGCGGCGGAGTGGCTGGGCGACCCGGCCGCCGCACCGGTGGACGGCGCGACGCTGGCCGAGCTGTACGCGCTGCAGCGCGGAGGGGACCCGCTGCTGCCCGGGGATCCGCGGCTGCCGAACGGCAACTACATGTGA
- a CDS encoding response regulator transcription factor: MTTVLVVEDDPDVALVLSALFRRSGWNTVHADDGRSALRMLHETKPDVMVLDVGLPGLNGWQVLERVRDMSDLPVLMLTAHGHESERVRGLRAGADDYLTKPFSNPELVARIEALLRRVPAHAAAPRTYDDGVLTLDAVTRQARWRERPLELSDLQFRLLHVLVQHKSTVVTPEQLLARVWDDTSGGSGDRVKFAVLRLRRAIQELDPDADPIESVRGVGYRYRTH; this comes from the coding sequence ATGACCACTGTGCTCGTCGTCGAGGACGACCCGGATGTCGCACTGGTGCTCTCCGCGCTCTTCAGGCGGAGCGGCTGGAACACCGTGCACGCGGACGACGGGCGCAGCGCGCTGCGGATGCTGCACGAGACGAAGCCGGACGTGATGGTCCTCGATGTCGGGCTGCCGGGGCTCAACGGCTGGCAAGTCCTGGAGCGCGTACGGGACATGAGCGATCTGCCCGTCCTGATGCTCACCGCGCACGGCCACGAGTCGGAGCGGGTACGAGGGCTGCGGGCCGGCGCCGACGACTATCTGACCAAGCCCTTCTCCAACCCGGAACTCGTCGCCAGGATCGAGGCGCTGCTGCGCCGGGTGCCCGCGCACGCGGCGGCACCGCGGACGTACGACGACGGGGTGCTGACGCTCGACGCGGTGACCCGGCAGGCGAGGTGGCGGGAGCGGCCGCTGGAACTGAGCGATCTGCAGTTCCGGCTGCTCCATGTGCTCGTCCAGCACAAAAGCACCGTCGTCACCCCCGAGCAGCTGCTGGCGCGGGTCTGGGACGACACGAGCGGCGGCAGCGGGGACCGCGTGAAGTTCGCGGTGCTGCGGCTGCGGCGCGCGATCCAGGAGCTGGATCCGGACGCCGATCCCATCGAGTCCGTACGGGGTGTGGGCTACCGCTACCGGACCCACTGA